In Cololabis saira isolate AMF1-May2022 chromosome 10, fColSai1.1, whole genome shotgun sequence, a single window of DNA contains:
- the zgc:92591 gene encoding late histone H2B.L4, translated as MSTDLSKKKGKGSGDRKGKRRTKRKETYAMYIYKVLKQVHPDTGISSKAMSIMNSFVNDLFERIATEASRLAQYNKRSTITSREVQTAVRLLLPGELAKHAVSEGTKAVTKYTSSK; from the exons ATGAGTACCGATCTATCCAAAAAGAAGGGAAAGGGTTCGGGCGACAGAAAAGGCAAGAGAAGAACAAAAAGAAAGGAGACTTACGCTATGTATATCTACAAAGTTTTGAAGCAG GTTCATCCGGACACGGGCATTTCCAGCAAAGCCATGAGCATCATGAACTCCTTCGTGAACGACCTGTTCGAGAGGATCGCCACGGAAGCGTCCCGGCTGGCGCAGTACAACAAGCGCTCCACCATCACCAGCCGGGAGGTGCAGACCGCCgtgcggctgctgctgcccgGCGAGCTGGCCAAGCACGCCGTGTCCGAGGGCACCAAGGCCGTCACCAAGTACACCAGCTCCAAGTAG